TCGATCCCTTTCAAACAGCGACAGACCTTGAAGCCGTGCAAAACCAACTTGAAACCCTCTACACGATTACGTCGCGGTCGTTCCGCCTTAGTCTGGTAAATTTCCTCTCATGACTTTTGTTACCAATTTCCTGGTCCTGATCTGCACACTTGTCTGTGGTATCACCGCACATGCGCCCGCTCATGCAAGCCCCATAAGGCTCAAGGATCTCGTCGAGTTCGATGGTGTGCGCGGAAACGATTTAGTCGGGTACGGGCTTGTCGTTGGGTTGAATGGGTCCGGGGACGGCATTCGAAATGCACCATTTACCGAAGAAATTATGTCCAACATTCTTGAGCGTTTGGGCGTCAATGTCACCGGTGAGCAATTTCGGCCAAAAAACGTGGCAGCTGTATTTGTCACCGCCAGCATTCCTCCTTTTTCGCGAACAGGCTCCCAAATTGATGTGACGGTTTCAGCAATTGGCGACGCTAAGAGCTTATTGGGCGGTACGCTTGTCATGACGCCATTGAACGCCGCGGACGGCGAAATATATGCGGTTGCCCAAGGCACGGTCATTGCAGGGGGTGCCGCTGCAGAAGGAGACGCCGGTGCCGTGGTGCAGGGAGTTCCAACGGCTGGCGTTATTCCGTCAGGCGCGCGTATCGAAAGAGAGATTGATTTCGAACTTTCAACCCTTCAGACGATGAGACTGGCTCTCAGAGAGCCAGATTTCACGACTGCGAGCCGTATTGAACTGACGATTAACGCAGAGTTTGGACGCCCTGTGGCACTGATGCTGGATCCTGGAACTGTGAGAATTGATATCGCGGCAACGCGCGAACGCTCGACGGCGCATGCCTTGAGTCGGATTGAAAATCTTCTCGTCGAACCAGAACGTCGCGCGCGCGTTGTTGTGGATCAGCGGTCGGGCACAATTGTTATGGGCGAAGATGTCAGGATTTCGCGGGTCGCGGTGTCCCAGGGCAACTTGACGTTGCGTGTCGAAGAGTCGCCACTGGTGGTTCAACCCAACCCGTTTGCCCAAGGAGAAACGGTCGTCGTGCCACGTACAAATGCTGAGATCGAAGAAGAACCAGGAATTGGGCTAGCAGAGGTGCGACCCGGAACGTCACTGTCGGAAGTGATCGCTGGATTGAATGCGCTGGGCGTCTCCCCCCGAGACATGATCGATATTCTAAAAAGCATTAAAGCCGCGGGCGCGCTGCATGCAGAATTCGTTGTGCGCTGAAAACCGCCTCGCAACCCTGGTTGGAGCCTTGCAAACCAAAGTTGTAACGCAAAATCACTGGAGCTTACCCTACATCACGGTTTGAACGTCGCGCTGCGCAATGGTTTGACGCACTGCCGAACCTGAGACTTTGGGATTTTGAGCAGGACAAGTTTGGTCTCGGCACGCGTCGGCTAGAAGTATCCCCGAACCAGGCCATCCGCCACCAGCGTCCAGCCATCAGCAATCACAAAGAACGCCAGTTTGAAAGGCAGCGAGACGATTGCGGGTGGCACCATCATCATTCCCATCGACATCAAAACCGCTGCAACCACAAGATCTATGATCAGAAACGGAAGAAACAGCAGGAAGCCAACCTGAAAGGCGCGCGAAATTTCCGACAGCATAAAGCTTGGGATCAACACAGACAGAGGCGCAGAGGACGCGTCAGGTGTGCTATCAAATTCTGGTCGCAGCGAAGCCATAGTAGCAAATGTGTCTTCATCGACCCGCGAAGCCATGAACACCTGGAAAGGGTCAAGTGCCAAACGAACGCCCTCTTCGGTTGTCACTTCTTCTTGCAATAGTGGCTCTATTCCGTTTGACCACGCATCCTGGAAAACCGGTTCCATCACGAAGTACGTGAGAAACAAGGCCAAACTAATAAGGAGCATGTTGGGTGGCGATTGTTGAAGTCCTATCCCCTGTCTCAATATGGCAAGAACAGTGACCATGAAGGGAAAACACGTGATCATGATCGCCAAGCCCGGAGCGAGGCTCAGAACTGTCACAAGAATAAGGATTTGAATTGCTCTTGCCGAGATCGACTGACTTTCTCCAAGAGAAATCGAAAGGTCTTGAGCGAAGGCTGGAGTGACGGTCCATGTGACGAGCAAGGCAAAGGCCAGAGCCGCAAGACGGTAGATAAGCGTCATCCCAAACCGTCTTGAAGATCCGCGACTTCGGTCAGACGTACCGATAGCTGGCCAAGGTTTTCACCCTGCATCTCTTCCAGTTCGCCGCGTGCAATCAGCCGTTCACCGACATAGAGCTCGACTGCGTCGTCAACGCGCTTGTCCAAAGGCAAGACAGTGTTCTTACCCATCTTCAGCAGATCGCGAATAAGGGGTCGCGCCTTTCCGACGGATATCGTGATCTCGATCGGTACCACGGAAAACGGGTTTCGGGTCTCAACCTCGCTGCGTTCAGGTGTATCTGAGTCTTCTGGCATTAGGCGACATCCTTTGCTTTGACTTCGACGGCATTAGCTTCAAAAAAGGACTCGATCACCTCGCCGATACCATCAATTACGGACTTGAAATCCAGTTCCCTCTCTTCCACGGTGCCAAGATTTATGCGGACTTGTCCGGCGACAAGCTGGGGGTCTTCAGAAATGGATATCGGCACGTTGGAATGAACCATCAGAGAAGTTTGAAGATCCTCCAAATGGTGTGCCGCGCAGAAGATTTGGATTGGTTGGTGCCCATGCGTCTCTAGCAAATCATACAGTATTTCAGCAATCTTCGGCGCCAGTGTTTTTCGCGCGATGACCGGAAGCAGAGTTTTGACAAGTGACCCCAACAGCGGCTTCATCTGGCGCAAAACATCAATTTGGCTTTCGCCAAGTCTACGCGACATGTCCTGTAAAGCGTCCAATAGCTCGGAAGAGTTGGACACATGCTCCTCGTTTCGCGCAGAATTAGAATCGTCCCAACCCGCTTGGTACCCTTTTTCAAACGCGGTAAGTTTCTCTTCCTCGAGCAAAACGTCCGACATTTCCAGCATGCGCCCACTGGCAACAGCGCTGAAGTCTTCTAGCAACTCCGAAAGAGACATCAGGCACGTTCCTCTTCGCCTTCGAGCCAATTTCGAAGAATTTCGACAGTTTCGTCCTGGCGCTCGCCGATCATCAGACGCAATCGATCAACCGGATCTTCGGACTGGCCCTGAAGGCTTGGCAAATTGCCTGCGCCCAGAAAACCTCCACTATCGCCAACGGAAGACACAAGTGTCATGGAATCAGCGGGTACATCTCCGTTGTCGATTTCTCCGACAAGCGACGGAGCGTTGCTCAAACTGGGTTCAGCCAGATTCTGAGAAGCGGCTTCCAGAAGCGGTGCCGCGTTGGTTGCGGGGTGCGACAGCAATGGCTTGACAACAAACAAGCCCAACACGAGCGAAACAAGACCAAGAATGGCGGATTTGATCAATGCAACCCAATCCATTGCGAAATGCGACAGCAAGGAAAACTGTGCGTTGGTTCCCTGCTCAGGTATCACCTCAAATTGCATTGTCTTCACAGTGATCACATCGCCACGCGCTTCGTCAAAGCCTACCGCAGATGCGACAAGTTCTTGCAAGGCGCCAAGCTCTTCCTCGGTCCGGTCCTCAAATTGCTCAATCCCTTGTGCATCTGTTGTGGAAATCCCGTTTAACAAAACTGCCACCGTTAGACGTTTGATCGCGCCCGGGCTCAGTGTCACCTGTCGTTCTGTCTGGGACACTTCGTAGTTTATTCTTTCGCGCGTCTCGCTGGTTTCGCTGGAGGAGGAATCCGCGTTGCCCGCGTCCCCGTTGGGTAAGTTAGAAGCAACGGTGACGTCTGACGTACCTTGATCTGCTGAGGAGTTAGAAAGCTCTTCGGTATCTGTGCTGATGGCTACCCGGCTTCCGGGGTCAATGACAGTTTCTCTCAGAGATTCGCTCTTGGTGACATTTTCAACGCTGACCTCCACAACGGCATTGCCAAGACCAACACGGGCCTCTAGCAGTCGTTGAACGCGTGCTCTGAGCAGTTCCGCTTTTTCATCCGTCGAATTCGAACGCGAGTCATCTGCACGTCCAATCAGACCACCATCGCCGTCAATCACAGAGACATCCTCTGGGACAAGCCCGGGTACTGCGGAGGCGATGAGGAATTTTAACGCACGTGCGTGTTGCCCGGAAAGCCCTGCACCAGTTGTTCTGATGGACAAGGACGCAGTGGGTTTCACATCGCGCTGAAACGGATTTGAGCCCTTGTTCGCGATGTGAACACGAGCAGATGACACGGACGGATGCGTCAAAATCGTTCTGGCCAGCTCACCTTCTTTTGCGCGCCAATATGCAGCGTCAAACATCTGTGATGTCGTGCCAAACCCTGACAGACTATCCAAAAGTTCGTATCCAGACGTAGAGTTTGCAGGTAGTCCTTCGCTTGCGAGCGTCATGCGCAATTCATCGCGCCGCGCCGCATCGACGTAGATGGCTCCGCCTTTCACGTCATACGTGATCCCACGTTGTTCCAGGGATTGGATGACTTCGCCCGCCGCACCGCTATCAAGCCCGGCATACAACAAGGTCAAGCTGGGATTGGAGACCACTTTGGTCAGTGCAAGAATGGCAGCAAACATGCCAATTGTTGCCAGAGACACAACAACACGTCGCCGCGCATCCAGGGCCGTCCAGACATCTAGGAACTGTTGCAACTTATTGACTCCTGATCATCGGCATTCTGCCAAAGCGTGGTCTCATCTTTGGCCGATCAGGCTTAACAATCGGTTAGTTTATACGTGCTTATCTTCTGCGCATGAGAAAAGTAGGACGCGCTTATGACCGAAGCAGAACCAGAGCAGCCAGAAGAGCCAAAAAAGAAATCGAAACTCCCGCTTTTGTTGGGTGTGCTCCTCCTCCTGGTCGGAGCAGGAGGAGGATTTTACGCCGTCAACTCAGGATTGTTGCCGGGAGGTGATTCCTTTGTGGAAAACCATGCCAAGGTCGAACCAGACGACATCAAAGACATGCCAGATGTTTCTTATGTCGCACTCGATCCTTTGGTTGTCTCTTTTGGTGACGGTCGAGGGCCCAATCTTCGTTTTCGCGCGCAACTTGAAGTTCATGCGCCCTATCACGACGAGGTAGCCAAAGTGTCGCCGCGGGTGATGGATGTGCTGAATTCATACCTCCGCGCCGTGGACCTGGAAGACCTGCGCAGCAATTCCGCGCTTGTCAAACTTCGAGCGCAAATGTTGCGACGCATACAGGTTGTAACTGGTGGAAACCGTGTGAATGACCTGTTGATCATGGAATTTGTATTGAATTGAGGGCGAAATGGTCGAAATGATCGCAGACGTACTATTGGTGGCCGGAGCACTCGGCGCGGGATTTTATTGCTTTGTTCTGGCGCGTCGCTTGAGCCGCTTTAACGATCTTGAAAAAGGTATCGGCGGAGCGGTCGCGGTTCTTTCAGCTCAGGTCGATGATCTGACCAAGACACTGCAGTCAGCACAACATACAGCTTCGGCCTCAACCATGTCGTTGGACGGTCTTACTGATCGAGCGGAAAGTGTTGCGAAGAGATTGGAAATCCTTGTGGCAGCAATGCATGATATTCCTCCAGAACCTGCGAAGCAGCCGCCTGCCCATCAAGATGAAGTCCCACGCGCTCCGGTGTTCCGCCGACATTCTAACGCATCAGAGGACACCGCGGCATGAAAGTGTTCTTTTGGAAAAAACGATCGCGAATGCTTGGCAGTTTGCAAGTGATCACGGTTCTTCTTATCGGGTCGGCGCTCTTGCGCCTGAGCGATGGCACAGGTCAGGCTTTTGCGCGCGATCCAGAAGTAATTGAAACTGTAACGTCAAACTCTTCTGGCGAAGTTCCTATGTGTCCAGCGCCGGATGATTTGAAAAACATGTTAACCGCGCTCAACCACCGAGAAGACGGTTTGGTTGAGAGGGAAACCGCCTTGCGCGACAGGATGCACGCGTTGGACATCGCCGAGGAGCACGTCACCGAGAAACTTGCCCAGCTTGAAAGCGCCGAGCAATCATTAAGAGAGACAATTGCCCTTGCGGATACAGCTGCCGAAACTGACTTGGACAGGCTCACACGTGTCTACGAAACCATGAAACCCAAACAGGCCGCGGCGCTTTTCGAAGAAATGGATCCAAATTTCGCTGCTGGCTTTCTTGGACGAATGCGCCCCGATGCAGCCGCGGCCATTCTGGCTGGCTTAACTCCGGAAGCGGCGCATTTGTTCAGCGTTGTGCTGGCTGGGCGAAACGCGAATGTGCCACGCCAATGATATCGCGCATCTCAGCCATTTCTTAACCTCACCATGCCATCGTGTTCACAACCAGGTTTCTGTGGTGAATGGTATGATCGGACTTATCGGTATCCTAATAATTTTCGCGATGGTTTTTGGTGGCTATCTTGCGGCGGGCGGCAAGCTTGGGATCATTCTCAAAGCGCTGCCATTCGAAATGATGATGATCGGAGGTGCTGCCATCGGCGCTTTTTTGATCAGCAATGACATGAGCGCGATCAAGCACACCGCGAAGGACATCGGCAAGGTTTTCAAGGGTCCAAAGTGGAAGCCGGAAGATTACAGGGATCTTCTATGTTTGCTCTTTGAACTGCTCAGGCTGGCACGCGCGAATCCGGTTGGCATTGAAGAGCATATTGAGACCCCCGAGGAGTCGTCAATATTCAGCAAATATAAAAAGATTCTTGCGGACAAAGAAGCCATTGCTCTGATCTGTGACACCATGCGGTCCGCATCCATGAACTACGATGATCCTCACCAGGTCGAGGATATTCTGGAAAAACGTATGGAGGCTTCGATGCACCACGCGCTGCATTCAAGCCATGCACTTCAAACCATGGCAGACGGGCTTCCAGCGCTTGGGATCGTCGCCGCTGTTCTTGGCGTGATCAAAACAATGGCGTCCATTGACCAGCCTCCCGAAGTACTGGGAAAAATGATCGGGGGCGCCCTGGTCGGCACGTTTCTCGGCGTATTTCTTGCCTACGGACTCGTCGGTCCCTTTGCAGGAAGGGTAAAAGCAGTCGTCGAGGAAGACGGGCATTTTTATCAACTCATTCGCGAAGTTTTGGTGGCCAACCTTCACAATCATGCAACCAACATTTGCATTGAAGTCGGCCGGCAAAACACACCGTCACATTACCGTCCGACATTCGTGGACCTGGAAGTAGCTCTAAAGGAAATGAAACAGGAAGCGGCATGAAGTTTTGTTGTGCTCTGTTGTCAATTTTTGTTGTAACTACAGCGCCTGCGATTGCGCAGAGCGTCAAAATCCGCGGGGGCGAGCACCAGGGCTTTTCGCGTCTCGTCTTCGACCTGCCCAAACGTGTGGATTGGTCCATAGATGACTTTGGGGATGGATTTATCCTGCGCTTTGCTGAAAACGCCCTTGTTCTGGATACGAGTACAGTCTTTGCCAAACTTGAGAATTCCAGAATTGGCACAGTCAAAACGGCCAAGGCCTCCAGCTCAGTATTTGTCGAATTGGCCTGCGCCTGTCGCGTTGAAACTTTTTGGCACGGGCATTCAATGCTCGTTGTTGATGTTGTTGATGAAGCAAGCCCAAACGTGTTTCGTCTTGCCCAGACACATGAAATCACGGATCAGATTGAACCCGACGGCCCTGCAGTGCCTTCGATCACGTTGCCACAGAGAAGGAGGTCGCGAACGGGGCAAATTTTTGAATCGACCGCTGATTTGAGTGACGCCTTGGTTGGCGAAGTGCCTCAAGCTTCAGAAAACTCAGTTCAAGCCGAGGCAATTTCCAAGACCCATAAAGAGCTTCTGCAACAATTGGCAAGGGCCGCGACACAAGGTCTACTGACGGCAAAGACTGCTTTCAAAGACCGTACAGCGATGAGCGACCCGGGCAGTTCTGTTTCCGAGGAGCAAACGCCTGACACGTTAAGAAAACCAGATGAAATGGCCACAGATCCTAACCTAGCAGATAGCCTGAGTGTAAGTGCAGTCACGAGCATGGATCGCGATTTCTTGGAAGGGCTGGCTGCGGCGAGGACGGCAAGTTTCACATCCCGATGTCTGGACCCGGATCGTGTGGACGTGGGGTCTTGGGTCAGTGGCTTATCCTTTGCTCAGCAGGTTGGGCCATTGCGAGCAGAACTCACAAATGAGATCGATCGCCCAAACCAGAAAATTGCAGAAAGATTGGTGAAATCGTACCTGTATTTTGGGTTCGGTTTGGAAGCATTGAATGTGCAACACGTTATGTTTTCATCGCATGATGACACCGAAATCTATGCTGCTCTTGCAAACATAGTGGATGGCCAACCCATGTCGGAAACCTCGGTCTTTCAAGATCAACTGACATGCAACGGTCCAACAGCGCTTTGGGCCGCATTGTCTCACGCACATCTTCCAACTGATCTGGACATCAATACAAACGCTATCCTGTTGTCGTTTTCAGAATTGCCAAGACACTTGCGGGCGGATTTGGGTCCAACGCTCTCACGTCTGTTTCTCGACGCGGGGTATCTTGAGCAAAGCGCCCAAGTTTTGCGAGTGCTAGACCGGGTGCCCGAAACAAAAACTCCAGAAGAAGCGTTGGCCAAAGCGCAATATCACGTGGCCACCGGAGAGGACGAATTGGCCATGAGCGACTTTGAAACTGCCATTGTGTCGGACAGCCGTCCTTCGGCAACGGCACTTGTCGAGATGGTTCAAGCCATGTTGGAGCGCGGTGAAAAGATCCCCCAAGACATTGCCGAACTCGTCGGCGCATATGCTTTTGAAAGGCAGTCAGATGATATCGGTTCTGCGCTCATCCGCGTTCACATTCTGGCGCTTGCATCTTCCGGCAATTTCACGGGCGCTTTCGAAATTCTCGAAACAACAAGCGCAATCGATGATGAGGTCAAAAAGACCATTCGTTCTGATCTGGCAGATATTCTGATCGCTTCTACCCAACATTTTGACCTGCTTCGGTTCGCCTTGTCTGGGAAACTGGGCGACGTTCAGTACCTGAATCCCAATACCAGCTTTGCCATCGCACAAGAGTTAAAAACCTCGAGGTTTTATGACGCTGCCTTGCAGTTTTTGAACCGTAGTTTTCCACAAAACCTACAGGCGAATGCTCGGTTGCTACGTGCTGAAATCGTGTTGTTTCAAGGGAATCCCAGAACTGCTGAAGCAGAACTCCTGGGCTTGGATGGGCATGATGCAAATGTCCTTCGCGCGCGCGCCAAAAGTATGTTGGGGAACCATGAACAGGCGTTTGATCTGTATCAGTCTGCAGGAATGACATCTGACGCCACCAGAGAGGCTTGGCTTGCAAAAGATTGGGATAGGCTGCCTGAAGAGAGTGGCGTTTTTGGCGTCATTGCCCAAGTGCACGTCGAAACAGAGCCGCATTCGAACGACGGTCAATTGGCACAAAACAACGCTTTGGTGGACACAGCGTCTGGATCCAGAAGGGCAATTGAGACGATGTTGTCTGCGATGCCGCAGCCCGAAGATATTTCGCAGTAAATTTTCACTCAACTTACAAAATTTAAACGAAAAATCTTCAAAGATAGCTCAAACAATCTCTTGTTTGTTTGAATTTGGAGAAGCCGATGCTGCAACCTTTGATCCCGACATGTTTTGGGGCCGGAGTATTGAGCCCAGCGGCGTCTGACACATTCGTTTTGGCTAGCGAAATGCTACCTGTGGCTTGGCCTGGCGGGACATGAGAATGATCAAGACCGCAACGAGCGCTGTGTTCCAGCCAACTGTTTTACTGGCGCTGGCTCTTATGGCCATCATCATCATGATGATCTTGCCCATGCCAGCATGGGTTCTGGATGTGGGGCTGGCAACCTCATTTGCTTTGGCCATTCTGATTTTCACCGTCACGTTGTTCATCGAAAGACCTTTGGACTTTTCGTCCTTTCCCACCATCCTTCTGGCGTCACTGATGCTTCGACTTTCTCTGAATGTGTCTTCAACGAAATTGATTATTGGGCAGGGACACACGGGGACTGACGCAGCTGGAAACGTGATCGAGGGGTTTGCCAGCTTTGTAATGGGGGGCAACGTTTTCCTGGGATTGGTAGTTTTTGGCGTCCTTCTCATTGTGAACTTCATGGTGATCACCAAGGGCGCCGCGCGCATGGCCGAAGTCGGGGCGCGGTTTGCCCTGGATGGCATGCCAGGTAAGCAAATGGCGATTGATAGCGATATGTCCGCTGGGGCCATTGACCATCAACAAGCCCGCGAGCGCAGAGAGCGAGAGCAACAGGAAACCACCTTTTTCGGCTCGCTCGATGGCGCATCCAAATTCGTTAAAGGCGATGCTGTTGCCGGTGTTTTAATAACGTTGCTCAATCTGGTGGCAGGCCTCATCATGGGCCTGGTTGTCCATGACATGCCCATATCAACTGCCTTTGAGACTTACGCAATTTTAACGGTTGGGGACGGGCTTGTGACGCAAATACCCGCCGTCATCATCTCAATCGCCTCTGCCTTGCTATTGGCAAGAGGTGGATCGCAAGGCGCAACAGATATCGCGCTCTTTGCTCAGCTAAGCCGTCATCCGTCTGCGATGCTGACTGTTGCGTTCCTGATGATCCTTTTTGCCATCGTGCCCGGGCTGCCATTCGTTCCGTTCACGATTGGAGGGCTCGTGCTGGGTAGCGCTGCATTCTGGCTGATTTCCCAACAAAAAGGGTCTGCAGAGCAAACAGCGGAGCCCGCGCCAGCCGTTACCCCAGCCGTGAAGTCGCTGGGCGATCTTCTGGACTTGGATGATGTGCATGTCGAGTTTGCGCCAGACCTGGTGAATATGGTGCTGGACCCTGGCACGGGGCTGGACGCACGAATAGACAATATGCGTCGCCACATCGCCAGTCATTATGGTTTGCTACTGCCCGAAATCCGTCTCACGGATGAGCCATCTTTGCAGCCCGGCACATATCTGATCCGCATCCAGGGTGTCGAACAAGCACGCGCGATTTTGAGACTTGACCATGTTTTGGCCCTTGATCCGGCAAACCATCCCTCTTTGCCAAGTGGTGAAACCGTCAGTGAGCCCGTATACGGCGCGCCCGCGCGCTGGATTCCTCAATCTGCCGAAGAAGATGCAGCCGTCTCTGGGGTAACATTGGTATACCCCGCCGAAGTTCTTGCGACGCATTTGCTTGAAGTGATCAAACGCAACCTTGGGCGGTTACTCACCATGAAATCGATGCGCGCTTTGCTTGATGAAATGGTGAACCTAAGCGACCCAGGACGATCAGACGCCAACCGAAAGTTACTCGACGAAATGGTGCCGGATCGGGTTCCAACAGATTTGCTGCACGCGGTGCTCAGATTGCTTTTGAACGAGCAGGTCTCAATACGAAACATGCCACTCATCCTCGAAGCACTATCCGAGGCCAGGCAAATTCACAAATCGACCGAAGCCATGTGTGAGCATGTGCGTCAGCGTCTGGGATTTCAACTGGTGTCGGCCATTGTAAACGATGATGGTAACCTGCCGCTCATTCAATTGGCGCCAGAGTGGGAAGACACGTTTCTAACTTACCAGGTCGAAACAGATCGAGGTCGGTTGGACGTCGCCCTGCCGCCGGAACTTTTCAACGCCCTGACCTCTGCGGCATCAGAACAAGTTTCACAAGCCACTGAACGAGGCGTTTACCCCGCAATTGTGACTTCGGCCCCGCGCCGGCGGTTTTTGCGTACAGTTCTATTGGCAAAAAGCATCACAAACCCCGTGATGTCATTTGAGGAAATTGGTGTCGATGCTCAACCCACATTGGTTGGCATCATTCCAGCATGACTGAGTTTGCTGCCCTACTTGATCTGACAAATCAGGTGCTCTGGGCACACTTTGTTGTGTTCTTGCGTGTCGCTCCCGCCATGGCGTTGTTTCCAGGACTGGGAGAGCAGTCTATCCCGGTGCGGTTCAAGTTGACTCTGGCGTTGGTGTTCACCGTTGTTGTGACCCCTGCGCTTGCGCCCGACCTGATCAAAACTACCAACAGTATAACGGTTTTTGTCCAAATCATCTTCATCGAAACCGGCATTGGCACGCTGATTGGCATCGGTCTCCGGCTTTTTCTTTTGGCGCTTCAAACCGCGGGTTCGATCGCAGCCCAAGTCACGTCTTTGTCTCAGATTCTGGGTAGTGCAGGCGTAACGCCATTGCCGGCGATGGGGCACCTTCTGGCAATTGGGGCACTGACCTTGGGAATGATTTTGGGACTACACGTGCACTTGGCCACCATGCTGGTTCTAACCTATGACGTCCTGCCGACGGCAATGGTCCCGAGCGCAAATTCTGTTGCGCAATGGGGTATTCATAATGTCGCCGCCGCGTTTTCCCTAGCCTTCACATTGGCCGCGCCGTTCGTGATCGTCTCGGTACTCTACAACGTGACGCTTGGCGTGATAAACCGTGCGATGCCGCAAATGATGGTCGTCTTCATCGGGGCACCGGTGATTACCTTGACCGGCCTATTCCTGTTGTTTTTGCTGTCACCGATCATGCTGCGGCTTTGGGTCGAAGGGTTTCAGGCTTTCATGATCAATCCATTTGAGATCGACCGATGAGCGGTAAACCCGATGACGATTCAGAAAAGTCGCACGAGCCGACGCCGCACAAACTGGCAGAAGCACGTAAGAAAGGGCAGATTGCCAAGTCAACCGACCTGACCACGGCGGCGGCCTATGGCGGATTTTTGTTAACCGCACTTGTGGCAGGAGAGGCGTCTGTGGATACACTGGCGGTGCTCTTCAAAGCGTTGATCGTGCAGTCAAACTCTTTTGCAGATCTTATATTTGAGGGCAGTGACCAAGTTGTTTTGGGATCAATCCTGAACGTGCTCGCGGCGGGATTGTTGGCCTGGTTCATTATTCCCGCTGCAACAGCGCTCGCATCAGTGGTCGCCCAGCGCAGTTTCATCGTGACGCCCTCCAAACTTACGCCCAAGCTTTCCAGGATCAGCCTTGTTCAAAATGCAAAGAACAAATTCGGACCATCGGGTCTATTCGAGTTCTTCAAGAATTTCGCAAAGCTGCTTTTGTATTCCTGTTTGCTCGCTGTCTTTCTCATTTACCGGCTGCCTGATCTGGCCGGGAGCGTGCATGCCGAACCCGCCCAGATCGGAGCGCTGCTGACTCGGGTCTTGATTGACTTCATGTTTGTGGTTTTGGTGATCGCAATGGCAGTCGGTGCTGTGGACTATACCTGGCACTACTTCGATCACCTGAGGCAAAATCGCATGTCGCATCAGGAGCTAAAAGAAGAGTTCAAGCAAAACGAGGGTGATCCGCATCTCAAAAACGAACGCCGCCAACGGGCCGCAAGGATAGCGTCTGAGCAGATGATCGCCGAAGTGCGTGACGCGGAAGTGGTGATCATGAACCCGACGCACTTTGCTGTGGCTTTGAAATGGAGTCGAGAACCCGGCGCTGCGCCGGTCTGTG
This DNA window, taken from Roseovarius sp. S88, encodes the following:
- a CDS encoding flagellar biosynthetic protein FliR; this translates as MTEFAALLDLTNQVLWAHFVVFLRVAPAMALFPGLGEQSIPVRFKLTLALVFTVVVTPALAPDLIKTTNSITVFVQIIFIETGIGTLIGIGLRLFLLALQTAGSIAAQVTSLSQILGSAGVTPLPAMGHLLAIGALTLGMILGLHVHLATMLVLTYDVLPTAMVPSANSVAQWGIHNVAAAFSLAFTLAAPFVIVSVLYNVTLGVINRAMPQMMVVFIGAPVITLTGLFLLFLLSPIMLRLWVEGFQAFMINPFEIDR
- the flhA gene encoding flagellar biosynthesis protein FlhA, coding for MIKTATSAVFQPTVLLALALMAIIIMMILPMPAWVLDVGLATSFALAILIFTVTLFIERPLDFSSFPTILLASLMLRLSLNVSSTKLIIGQGHTGTDAAGNVIEGFASFVMGGNVFLGLVVFGVLLIVNFMVITKGAARMAEVGARFALDGMPGKQMAIDSDMSAGAIDHQQARERREREQQETTFFGSLDGASKFVKGDAVAGVLITLLNLVAGLIMGLVVHDMPISTAFETYAILTVGDGLVTQIPAVIISIASALLLARGGSQGATDIALFAQLSRHPSAMLTVAFLMILFAIVPGLPFVPFTIGGLVLGSAAFWLISQQKGSAEQTAEPAPAVTPAVKSLGDLLDLDDVHVEFAPDLVNMVLDPGTGLDARIDNMRRHIASHYGLLLPEIRLTDEPSLQPGTYLIRIQGVEQARAILRLDHVLALDPANHPSLPSGETVSEPVYGAPARWIPQSAEEDAAVSGVTLVYPAEVLATHLLEVIKRNLGRLLTMKSMRALLDEMVNLSDPGRSDANRKLLDEMVPDRVPTDLLHAVLRLLLNEQVSIRNMPLILEALSEARQIHKSTEAMCEHVRQRLGFQLVSAIVNDDGNLPLIQLAPEWEDTFLTYQVETDRGRLDVALPPELFNALTSAASEQVSQATERGVYPAIVTSAPRRRFLRTVLLAKSITNPVMSFEEIGVDAQPTLVGIIPA
- a CDS encoding EscU/YscU/HrcU family type III secretion system export apparatus switch protein codes for the protein MSGKPDDDSEKSHEPTPHKLAEARKKGQIAKSTDLTTAAAYGGFLLTALVAGEASVDTLAVLFKALIVQSNSFADLIFEGSDQVVLGSILNVLAAGLLAWFIIPAATALASVVAQRSFIVTPSKLTPKLSRISLVQNAKNKFGPSGLFEFFKNFAKLLLYSCLLAVFLIYRLPDLAGSVHAEPAQIGALLTRVLIDFMFVVLVIAMAVGAVDYTWHYFDHLRQNRMSHQELKEEFKQNEGDPHLKNERRQRAARIASEQMIAEVRDAEVVIMNPTHFAVALKWSREPGAAPVCVAKAVDHMALAIRDVAIEHGVPVRRDAPTARALFASTEIGEEIDPSHYRAVAAAVRFAENMRKRARSM
- the motA gene encoding flagellar motor stator protein MotA encodes the protein MIGLIGILIIFAMVFGGYLAAGGKLGIILKALPFEMMMIGGAAIGAFLISNDMSAIKHTAKDIGKVFKGPKWKPEDYRDLLCLLFELLRLARANPVGIEEHIETPEESSIFSKYKKILADKEAIALICDTMRSASMNYDDPHQVEDILEKRMEASMHHALHSSHALQTMADGLPALGIVAAVLGVIKTMASIDQPPEVLGKMIGGALVGTFLGVFLAYGLVGPFAGRVKAVVEEDGHFYQLIREVLVANLHNHATNICIEVGRQNTPSHYRPTFVDLEVALKEMKQEAA